The [Clostridium] colinum genome includes the window AATGGATTTATCAATTTATAACATTCTTTACATATCAATTTATTTCGTACTGGAAAATAAGTTTCTCCTGTTTTAAATTTCTTCTCACAAATTACACATATATCTTTAGCTTTTTTACTCATAATTACATCTCCTAATCATATAATCCGTTTTCTAAAATATCTTTTAAAACTTCCATTTTTTTAATTTCTGTTTTTAAAAAAATGTAAAATTCAACTACTGCACTTAAAAATTTTTCACTGTTTAATTCTGCATCAATTTCTTTTAGAATTTTCTCGATATCAATATTATTGAATTCTTTTTCTTTCAATTTTCCTATAATCTCTTGTTTTAATTCTTGTAAAAACATATTAATCCCTCTTAAATCACATTAAATTCAAATTTTAATCCTTTATTTATCATCATCTTTAAAAACATCTTTTCTTTAAGCCTATATACGTCCGTTTTAAGCCCTTTTACATCTTCAATAACTAAAATATCATCTTTAGCCCTAACATAGCTAAAATCGGCAATATATTCAATTTTACGATAGGTCTTGTTTTTATATTTAAATTTATCTTGCAATAAAAACTTTGGTTGTAAAGTAAGGTTAGTTATTAACCCCGCTTTTTCTATTAATTTAAGTTCTTGATAACGTTTCGCTTCTTTCTTACTGTCAAAGGTTATGTTATCAATAGTAACTTTTCTGTTACCATATTTGTTGTATTTTCTCATTCTAAATTCCCCAATTCGTTTATAAAATTTTCTAATTCTTGAGGTGTTTTTGTATTGATTTTAAATCTATCCCCATTACTTAAATATAAAATAAGTGCAGTATCACTTATTTTATCAAAATAACTAACTTGTAATTTATTATAAAAAGTATTTTTTGTTCCAACAAATAAGTTCATATTTATCTCCTAAAATGGTAAATTATCATCATCTATATTCTCATCTACTATATAATAATCATCATCTTCCACTACCTCTTGAGTATTTTTTTCTTCTGTTTTACCACCGCAAAATTCTACTTCTTCTGTAACAACATCAAAAGTATATTTTGTGTTACCGTTATTATCTTTATAACTACCTGTCTGTATTTTTCCTGCAATAGCTATTTGTTGTCCTTTTTTAAAATAATTATTTACAAATTCTGCTTGTTTACCAAAAGAAACACAATTTATAAAGTCAACTTCTTGTTCACTATCCTTTTTATA containing:
- a CDS encoding LIM domain-containing protein, whose product is MSKKAKDICVICEKKFKTGETYFPVRNKLICKECYKLINPLGIH
- a CDS encoding DUF1064 domain-containing protein, with product MRKYNKYGNRKVTIDNITFDSKKEAKRYQELKLIEKAGLITNLTLQPKFLLQDKFKYKNKTYRKIEYIADFSYVRAKDDILVIEDVKGLKTDVYRLKEKMFLKMMINKGLKFEFNVI
- a CDS encoding single-stranded DNA-binding protein → MNKVTLIGRLTKDPEIKYTQSKESLAVTRFSVAVNRKYKKDSEQEVDFINCVSFGKQAEFVNNYFKKGQQIAIAGKIQTGSYKDNNGNTKYTFDVVTEEVEFCGGKTEEKNTQEVVEDDDYYIVDENIDDDNLPF